AAAGTTATCGATTTAGTTCTTTATGTTTTTAATGCGCTTGGTTTTGCAGATTATACCGCTCAAATTTCTTTACGCGACCAGGTAAACCGGAGCAAATACATTGGTAGCGATGAAGTTTGGGAAAAAGCAGAAAGCGCCATTATTGAAGCTGCACAGGAAAAAGGACTACCCACCGTAACCGAATACGGCGAAGCTGCTTTTTACGGTCCTAAGCTGGACTTTATGGTGAAAGATGCTTTAGGCCGCAAATGGCAATTAGGTACCATTCAGGTAGATTATAATTTACCCGAGCGTTTTCAATTAGAATACACTGCCTCGGATAATACCAAACAACGCCCCGTTATGATTCATCGGGCACCGTTTGGATCGATGGAACGCTTTGTGGCCGTGCTAATTGAACATTGTGCAGGTAATTTCCCGTTGTGGTTAAGTCCGGAGCAATTTGCGATTCTTCCTATTTCGGAAAAATACCACGATTACGCGCAACAGGTATATGATCGTTTGTTGCAGGAAGATATTCGCGGCCATATTGATACCCGCGACGAGAAAATCGGCCGTAAAATACGGGATGCGGAAGTACAAAAAATACCTTACATGATTATTGTGGGGGAAAAAGAACAGGAGAATAACATTATTGCCGTCCGGAAACACGGTATCGGCGACATGGGTAACTTAACCGTAGACTTATTTATCAGTAATTTTAAGTCTATGCTGGAAGATATTCTAAGTAAAAAATAGAAATTATTTTTAAAATATATTCTTTTGTGCGATATTTGCACCTTAATTGTAAAATGTTAAACTTAAACGAGTAAACATATTAATCCTACAAACAAACGCCCCGCACCCAGACAGGTAGTCGAGGAGCCATATAAGATAAATAACCGAATTCTGGCCCGGGAAGTACGGCTGGTTGGTGAAAATGTCCAGCCAGGTGTGTATTCCCTTTCTGAAGCCCAGGCGATTGCCCGTGAGCAAAACCTGGATTTAGTAGAAATTTCGCCAAAAGCTGAACCACCGGTTTGTCGTATTGTAGATTATTCTAAGTTTAAGTACGACATCAAGAAAAAACAGCGTGAGCTAAAAGCTAAAACGCAGAAAGTTGTTCAGAAAGAAATTCGTTTTGGTCCTAATACCGATGACCATGACTTTGAATTTAAAGTAAAACACGCTAAAGCCTTTTTAGAAAGTGGGGCTAAAGTAAAAGCATACGTTCATTTCGTTGGCCGGACCATTGTGTTTAAAGAACGGGGTGAATTACTTTTACTAAAGTTTGCCCAAGCCTTGGAGGAGGTAGCAAAAGTAGAACAGATGCCTAAATTAGAAGGTAAACGAATGTTCTTATTTTTAGCGCCAAAACCAAAAAAATAGAATTTCATCAATCAAATAAATAAAATGCCTAAAGTAAAAACTAAATCTGGTGCAAAAAAGAGGTTTTCTCTTACCGGTACTGGCAAAATAAAGCGCAAACACGCCTTCAAAAGCCATATCTTAACTAAGAAAACCACCAAGCAAAAGAGAAGCTTAACACATGTTGGTTTGGTAAGTGATGCCGACATGGGCCGTGTTAAAGCCATGCTTAACCTTTAAGAAAAATTGTCTGCCAGTTTAGATTGGTTGAATAATTTTCTGAAATTTTAAATTATTTTTCACCCGGGGTTTGGTATCCAAGAATTTAAAAAATCACCACTCTCCAAAAAAGTACAGAAATGCCAAGATCAGTAAATGTCGTAGCCGCCCGACAAAAAAGAAAGCGGATCATGAAATTAGCTAAAGGTTATTTTGGACGTCGTAAAAACGTTTGGACCGTTGCTAAAAATGCCGTAGAAAAAGGTTTATTATACGCTTACCGCGATAGAAAAGCTAAGAAAAGAGATTTCCGGAGCTTATGGATTCAGCGGATTAACGCGGGGGTTCGGGAATATGGTTTATCTTACTCTCAATTTATGGGCGGTCTTAAAAAAGCTAACATTAACTTAAACCGTAAGGTATTAGCCGATTTAGCCATGAACCATCCGGATGCTTTTAAAGGCATCGTAGAAAAAGTTAAATAATATTTTTTAAAATATTTAAAGAGAAGCTTAACCATATGGTTAAGCTTTTTTTTTAATTTTTATTTTACTTCGGATAAAAATAATTTCTATTTAAGAGCTTTTTAGCTATAATCTAGCATTATTATAAAGTTTGCTCGCCTGGAAGCTTAGATTAAGAAATTTAAAAATTAAAATTGGAGGATAAGAGTTGGGTATTGGCGGATGCTAAAAAATAAAAAAGCCCCTCTACGTGCAGTAAAGGGGCTGTAGTAGCGGGGAGGGGAGTTGAACCCCTGACCTCAGGGTTATGAATCCTGTGCTCTAACCAACTGAGCTACCCCGCCATCTAATTCGAGGTGCAAATGTAGAAAAAACATTATTATATAAGCAAGCTTTTGTAAAATAAAATAATTTGATTTAATTAATGTTTTATAACATTACTACTAGTTAACTGAGTATGAGTAAATTTAAATTTACGAGTGAATTCCCAATAAATGCTTCAGCCCGGATGATTTATCCGTATCTGAGTACAGCATCTGGCCTGGCGCAATGGTTTTGCCACGACGTCCGGTTAAATGAAGACAAAGTTTTTAATTTCATCTGGGATAATCAGAATCATTATGCCGAAATGAATAGCCATCGCACCAATAAATCTGTGCGATTTGTTTTTTTAAACGACCAGATGTTACACGAACCCGATCCGAACTACATGGATTTTTGCATTGAAACCAGTGAATTAACCCAGGAGCAATACTTACGCGTAATAGATTATTCCGAAGAAACAGATAAAGAAGAACTAGACGAAATGTGGTATGGTTTAATTCAAGGATTGCGCGATATTATTGGCGGCTAAATATTACGCGCAGGTTTGCATTATTTTTGTTGTACCTTAGTTTATCCATTCATGTAAAATGATTTTGTGGCGCTACGATATTCCTTTTCGTAACAGGATAATTGTGGTTAAAAAGAAATGAAAAAGTTAGATAAACTTATATTACGCTCTTTTATTGGTCCTTTCTTGTTAACATTTGCGGTAGTCGAATTTATTCTGCTCACGCAATACATGCTTAAATACCTCGATGATTTAGTAGGTAAAGACTTAGGCTTTCTGGTAATTGCCCAGCTTTTAATGTATTTTAGTTTAAACATGGCGCCGGTAGCGCTGCCTTTAGCGGTGCTTATATCATCGCTGATGACGTACGGGAACTTAGGTGAGCACAACGAACTAACTGCCATTAAAACTTCCGGCATTTCTCTCTTACGTATTCTGCGACCTGTATTTATATTTGCGATATTCCTGAGTATCGGAGCTTTTTATTTTAACAACAAAGTAGTGCCTAAAGCTAATTTAAAAGCTTACAGCTTACTTTGGGATATCCGGCAAAAAAAACCTTCTCTAGATATCCGGGAAAATATTTTTTACAACGGTATACCCGGTTACAGCATTAAAGTAACTGAAAAATTAGGCGATGACGGCGACATCTTAAAAGGAGTGATGATTTATGATCATACGAGCGGTCGGGGCAACACCACGGTTATTATTGCTGATTCTGGGCGGATGTATACCAAGTTTAATGACCAATATTTAGCCTTTGATTTATTTAACGGTAAAATTTACGCCGAAGAAGCTTCAAATTCCAACTCGAACGGCCAGGCCGGATTTGTGCGGCAAAAATTCACCTCGCAAAAAATGCTATTTAACTTATCATCCTTTAACCTGGACCGAACTCGGGAAGATCTTTTTAAAGGCAGTCGGATGATGTTAAATATAGATGAACTGCACCATGTTACCGATTCTTTAAAAAACCAACTGGGGCAGGAACGCAGGCTAATTACACCTAATCTGGTGCCTTATTACACCTACTTTAAAGCCGATTCGGCAAAAAGAATGGAAACTCCCAAAATTACGGCTGTTTCCAAAAAAACTATTTCGGAACCCAATGCCAATATTGTAGCTTTGGCTGCCAATAAAGCCCGTAATATTAAAAGCTTTACTACTGCGTATACCGAAAAAATGAAAGGCACTTACCGGGAAAGTAATAACTACCAAATCGAGATTTTTCGAAAGTTTACCCAGTCGGCCGCTTGTGTAATTATGTTTTTGATAGGAGCCCCCTTGGGAGCTATTATTAAAAAAGGAGGTTTAGGTATGCCGGTGCTTATTTCTATTTTATTTTTTATAATATTTTACGTGCTTACCATTTTGGGAGAAAAATGGGGCCGGGAAGGCATCGTAGTAGTGGGCGCTGGTATGTGGGCAGCCAATTTAATTTTATTGCCCATCGGCTTATTTTTTCTTTACCAGGCGCGTAACGACTCGAGTTTATTGGAAATTGATTTTTGGCGCCGCATTACTTTGCTTTTAAAGCGAAATAAATTATAATATAGAGCAATAATAAAGTAAGAAAATTTTAAAAATACTAAAAAAATTCTTACCTTTGCCGCCTAATAGAAACAACAAAGAAAAGATAATAAGTAATAAATACCCGATGAAATTAACAACCGAAGCGAAACAAGAAATTTTTGAAAAAAACAGCTTACAAAAATCTAAAACCGATACTGGTTCTGCTGAATCTCAAATCGCTCTTTTTACTCACCGGATTAACCACCTGACTGAGCATTTGAAAGAAAATAAAAAAGATTTCTCTACCCGTTTAGGTCTTTTGAAACTGGTAGGAAAAAGAAGAAGATTGCTTAACTACCTTTCAAACACCGAAATTGAAAGATATCGGGCTATTATCAGCGAGTTAGGTATCAGAAAATAAAAAGATTAGGGAATTCATTTTACGGATTCCCTAATCTTTTTTACATGCCCGCTATTTTTTAATTTTTTTAAATTTATTTAAAAGGGCTAGCAGCCCTTTTATGTCTATAAAAATATATGTCTTATAACGCTATATATAAAACAATTACCTTAGCTGATGGTCGGGAAATTACCATTGAAACCGGTAGACTGGCCAAGCAAGCAGATGGGGCTGTAGTTGTTAAAATGGGTAATACCATGTTATTAGCTACTGTGGTATCTGCGAAAGAAGCCCGGGAAGGAACCGACTTTTTACCACTTTCCGTAGATTACCAGGAAAAGTTTGCCTCTTCCGGTAAAATTCCGGGCGGTTTCTTGAAACGGGAAGCCCGTTTATCGGATTACGAGATTTTAATTAGTCGTTTGGTTGACCGCGTTTTGCGGCCTATGTTCCCAGAGGATTATCACGCAGAAACTCAGATTTTAATTAGCTTGATTTCAGCGGATACGGATATTTTACCGGATGCCCTGGCTGGCTTAGCTGCCTCCGCTGCTCTGGCAGTATCGGATATCCCTTTTAATGGACCTATCTCTGAAGTGCGGGTAGCCCGGATAGATGGTCAATTTGTTATTAACCCTTTAGGCTCTGACTTGCAACGTGCCGATATCGACATTATGGTGGGCGGTTCTGCGGATAGCGTGGCCATGGTGGAAGGCGAGATGAACGAAGTTTCGGAAGAGGAAATGCTGGAAGCCATTCGGGTAGCTCATGAAGCCATCAAACTGCAATGCCAGGCTCAGGTTGAGTTGGCTCAGCAGGTAGGCAAATTACAAAAACGTGAATACTCGCACGAAACGCACGATTTAGAGTTAAAAGAACGCTTGCGCGCTGAACTCTACGATAAAGTATATGCTGTAGCAAAGTCCGGCAATAATGTAAAAGCCGAGCGCAAAGTTGCCTTCCGGGCTATTATTGACGAATACATTGCAGCTTTACCCGAAGATCATGAACTAGACTTAGGTTTAATTAAAACCTACTACCATGACATTGAAAAAGAAGCAGTTCGGAATGTAGTATTAGATGAGCGGGTACGTTTAGATGGCCGGAAATTAGATGAAATTCGTCCGATTTGGTCGGAAATTAACTATTTGCCTTCTACGCATGGTTCTGCTATTTTCACTCGCGGCGAAACGCAATCTTTAACCACTGTTACCCTGGGAACTAAGTTAGATGAACAGATGATTGACAGTGCCATGTTTAGCGGCTACAATAAATTTATTCTGCATTATAATTTCCCTGCTTTTTCTACCGGCGAAGTAAAACCCAACCGGGGGCCAGGCCGCCGCGAGGTAGGACATGGCAACTTAGCTATGCGCGCCTTGCGTAAAGTATTGCCACTAGAATCAGAAAATCCTTATACTATCCGGATTGTTTCGGATATTTTAGAGTCTAATGGCTCTTCGTCGATGGCTACCGTTTGTGCTGGTTCTTTAGCGTTAATGGATGCCGGCGTAAAAGTGAAAGGCGGCGTTTCTGGTATTGCCATGGGCTTAATCACGGATAAAGAAAGCGGTAAATTTGCCGTTTTATCTGATATTTTAGGAGATGAAGACCATTTAGGCGATATGGACTTTAAAGTAGCTGGTACTAAAGATGGTATTACGGCTTGCCAAATGGATATTAAAGTGCA
The sequence above is a segment of the Adhaeribacter swui genome. Coding sequences within it:
- the infC gene encoding translation initiation factor IF-3; the encoded protein is MNPTNKRPAPRQVVEEPYKINNRILAREVRLVGENVQPGVYSLSEAQAIAREQNLDLVEISPKAEPPVCRIVDYSKFKYDIKKKQRELKAKTQKVVQKEIRFGPNTDDHDFEFKVKHAKAFLESGAKVKAYVHFVGRTIVFKERGELLLLKFAQALEEVAKVEQMPKLEGKRMFLFLAPKPKK
- the rpmI gene encoding 50S ribosomal protein L35 — encoded protein: MPKVKTKSGAKKRFSLTGTGKIKRKHAFKSHILTKKTTKQKRSLTHVGLVSDADMGRVKAMLNL
- the rplT gene encoding 50S ribosomal protein L20 gives rise to the protein MPRSVNVVAARQKRKRIMKLAKGYFGRRKNVWTVAKNAVEKGLLYAYRDRKAKKRDFRSLWIQRINAGVREYGLSYSQFMGGLKKANINLNRKVLADLAMNHPDAFKGIVEKVK
- a CDS encoding START-like domain-containing protein, whose protein sequence is MSKFKFTSEFPINASARMIYPYLSTASGLAQWFCHDVRLNEDKVFNFIWDNQNHYAEMNSHRTNKSVRFVFLNDQMLHEPDPNYMDFCIETSELTQEQYLRVIDYSEETDKEELDEMWYGLIQGLRDIIGG
- a CDS encoding LptF/LptG family permease — protein: MKKLDKLILRSFIGPFLLTFAVVEFILLTQYMLKYLDDLVGKDLGFLVIAQLLMYFSLNMAPVALPLAVLISSLMTYGNLGEHNELTAIKTSGISLLRILRPVFIFAIFLSIGAFYFNNKVVPKANLKAYSLLWDIRQKKPSLDIRENIFYNGIPGYSIKVTEKLGDDGDILKGVMIYDHTSGRGNTTVIIADSGRMYTKFNDQYLAFDLFNGKIYAEEASNSNSNGQAGFVRQKFTSQKMLFNLSSFNLDRTREDLFKGSRMMLNIDELHHVTDSLKNQLGQERRLITPNLVPYYTYFKADSAKRMETPKITAVSKKTISEPNANIVALAANKARNIKSFTTAYTEKMKGTYRESNNYQIEIFRKFTQSAACVIMFLIGAPLGAIIKKGGLGMPVLISILFFIIFYVLTILGEKWGREGIVVVGAGMWAANLILLPIGLFFLYQARNDSSLLEIDFWRRITLLLKRNKL
- the rpsO gene encoding 30S ribosomal protein S15, translated to MKLTTEAKQEIFEKNSLQKSKTDTGSAESQIALFTHRINHLTEHLKENKKDFSTRLGLLKLVGKRRRLLNYLSNTEIERYRAIISELGIRK
- the pnp gene encoding polyribonucleotide nucleotidyltransferase gives rise to the protein MSYNAIYKTITLADGREITIETGRLAKQADGAVVVKMGNTMLLATVVSAKEAREGTDFLPLSVDYQEKFASSGKIPGGFLKREARLSDYEILISRLVDRVLRPMFPEDYHAETQILISLISADTDILPDALAGLAASAALAVSDIPFNGPISEVRVARIDGQFVINPLGSDLQRADIDIMVGGSADSVAMVEGEMNEVSEEEMLEAIRVAHEAIKLQCQAQVELAQQVGKLQKREYSHETHDLELKERLRAELYDKVYAVAKSGNNVKAERKVAFRAIIDEYIAALPEDHELDLGLIKTYYHDIEKEAVRNVVLDERVRLDGRKLDEIRPIWSEINYLPSTHGSAIFTRGETQSLTTVTLGTKLDEQMIDSAMFSGYNKFILHYNFPAFSTGEVKPNRGPGRREVGHGNLAMRALRKVLPLESENPYTIRIVSDILESNGSSSMATVCAGSLALMDAGVKVKGGVSGIAMGLITDKESGKFAVLSDILGDEDHLGDMDFKVAGTKDGITACQMDIKVQGLSFEVLGQALAQAKAGRLHILGEMGKTIAAPNADFKPHTPRSYNIVIDKEFIGAIIGPGGKVVQQIQKDTGATIVIEEKNDKGHVNIFASDQAAMDQAVGKVKAIVSVPEIGEVYFGKVKSIQPYGAFVEFMPGKDGLLHISEVKWERLESMDNVLEIGEEIKVKLVDIDKKTGKFKLSRKVLLPKAGEQAQTNS